From a single Candidatus Binatota bacterium genomic region:
- a CDS encoding AMIN domain-containing protein, which translates to MAVQPEKSQAVKRRPTVAGLLARAALLVASCALALPLTATTAGASPVVTGVKSSTSATRTRVVLDLDGPVSFKWGQLRADPSLGRPSRVWVDLYGITNGGGIETALVSNDTRVLRMRASQNRTDKARIVFDLRAPVRPTVFTLPPDGDRPDRLVVDLLDGAVVIREKAVTSPPLAVTAIAEDPATARQVRQRAAVVADMEAMLEQASTSATPAAPGKQLPAATTIEAAPSRATPTPAPATKKKISPIDLDFSTLGYLQESVAPSLDDPDELLFHRQTLHMELEGYTGGGHMLRLAADVYRDDASFQDESTVKSRLREAYLRLRFDKVDLRLGRQQIAWGEADGAIVSDQVSPFDLTNFIVPEFDEIRLGVDGVTLDYYFDDGSDLQLLWLGRFTSPDFPDLGSPWSFVDPDALGGLALLPAERPAASFANSEFGLRYSRHPLAADWSIGYLRSWDDRPSLAVDPLSGTATPRHEQFDLLTFNVVHPRGNLLYRLDAAFENNRMFSVSPLAAPETAGRGFRARQDVARVLLALDTKPDFDWWEQADASLQLVHEQIIDPHSALLHPRETDYVGLRLSGAWMAETIKPWLFTMVNVRGNDAWLQAKVDYQPMDNWKFSAEYDAFFGHAYNPMARTGGTFGRFDRNDMLLFTVRRSF; encoded by the coding sequence ATCGCTGTTCAGCCAGAGAAGTCTCAGGCAGTGAAACGGCGACCCACAGTTGCCGGTCTATTGGCCCGCGCCGCGTTGCTGGTGGCGTCCTGTGCACTCGCCCTGCCGCTGACCGCGACAACCGCCGGCGCCTCCCCGGTGGTAACCGGCGTAAAATCGTCTACCAGTGCGACTCGAACCCGGGTGGTATTAGACCTTGACGGCCCGGTTTCCTTTAAATGGGGGCAACTGCGCGCCGACCCTTCGCTGGGCCGACCCTCGAGGGTCTGGGTAGATCTATACGGGATAACAAACGGCGGTGGCATCGAGACTGCCTTGGTATCCAACGACACCCGCGTGCTCAGGATGAGGGCTTCGCAGAATCGAACCGACAAGGCTCGAATCGTTTTTGATCTCAGGGCCCCAGTGCGCCCGACTGTTTTTACCCTGCCCCCCGACGGCGACAGGCCCGACCGATTGGTGGTAGACCTGCTCGACGGCGCGGTGGTGATACGGGAAAAAGCTGTCACCTCACCGCCTCTCGCGGTAACAGCCATCGCCGAGGACCCCGCTACCGCCCGGCAGGTGCGACAGCGTGCGGCGGTCGTTGCAGACATGGAGGCCATGCTCGAGCAGGCCTCCACGAGCGCGACACCCGCCGCTCCCGGCAAACAGCTGCCTGCAGCCACGACCATCGAGGCCGCCCCCTCCCGGGCCACCCCGACGCCAGCACCCGCGACAAAAAAGAAAATTTCCCCCATCGACCTGGACTTCAGCACCCTCGGCTACTTGCAGGAATCAGTGGCCCCCAGCCTCGACGACCCCGACGAGCTGTTGTTCCATCGACAAACGCTGCACATGGAACTCGAAGGTTACACCGGAGGCGGCCACATGCTGCGGCTGGCGGCTGACGTCTACCGTGACGACGCCTCCTTCCAGGACGAATCGACGGTAAAATCGCGCCTGCGCGAGGCTTACCTCAGGCTGCGCTTTGACAAGGTAGACCTTCGCCTGGGTCGCCAGCAGATCGCCTGGGGAGAAGCCGACGGCGCGATAGTGTCGGACCAGGTTTCGCCCTTTGACCTCACCAACTTCATCGTCCCCGAGTTCGACGAGATACGGCTGGGCGTGGACGGAGTAACCCTGGACTACTACTTCGATGATGGCAGCGACCTGCAGCTGCTGTGGCTCGGGCGTTTCACCAGCCCCGACTTCCCCGACCTTGGCTCGCCCTGGTCCTTCGTGGACCCCGACGCGCTGGGAGGGCTGGCGCTGTTGCCAGCCGAGAGGCCAGCCGCGAGCTTCGCGAACTCTGAGTTTGGCCTGCGCTACAGCCGTCACCCGCTGGCGGCCGACTGGTCGATCGGCTACCTCAGGAGCTGGGACGACCGTCCTTCGCTGGCAGTGGACCCTCTCTCGGGCACGGCGACCCCGCGCCACGAACAGTTTGACCTGCTGACCTTCAACGTGGTGCACCCGAGAGGAAACCTCCTCTACCGGCTGGACGCGGCCTTCGAAAACAACAGGATGTTCTCGGTCTCACCGCTGGCCGCGCCCGAAACCGCCGGCCGCGGTTTCCGCGCCCGCCAGGACGTGGCCCGCGTGCTGCTGGCGCTCGACACCAAGCCTGACTTCGACTGGTGGGAACAGGCCGACGCAAGCCTGCAGCTGGTGCACGAACAGATCATCGACCCTCACTCCGCGCTGCTCCACCCGCGAGAGACCGACTACGTGGGGCTACGCCTTTCGGGAGCCTGGATGGCCGAAACGATCAAGCCGTGGCTGTTTACGATGGTCAATGTCAGGGGCAACGACGCCTGGCTGCAGGCCAAGGTCGACTACCAACCCATGGACAACTGGAAGTTCTCGGCCGAGTACGACGCATTCTTCGGCCATGCCTACAACCCGATGGCGCGCACTGGTGGAACCTTTGGCCGCTTTGATCGCAACGACATGCTGCTGTTCACCGTACGGCGCAGTTTCTGA
- a CDS encoding outer membrane lipoprotein-sorting protein: MKKTRMSTRTLGVLAASTLAASIFAATPAEAAEMTAKQTAKASDEARRSKTEHQVMTMTLTNKRGQSRVRTIEGWSKELSDVEEHRFSRFLKPSDVRNTTLLSYDYNDERDDDTWLYLPALKKIKRILSSNKKDYFMGSDFTYEDMENIDIVNWNYSFAEPETFAGEPCWVVEAVPANEKEAGETSYSKTVSWIAKSDMLSRKGEYWDKKGRLAKRLLVEDIHPTSDSDPRPRGHRMIMSNLITGHNTVLDMTTLELDVEVKPSLFSQRSLRQ, translated from the coding sequence ATGAAGAAGACACGGATGTCAACAAGAACGCTGGGAGTACTTGCAGCGTCGACGTTAGCGGCCTCAATTTTTGCTGCGACACCAGCCGAAGCGGCCGAGATGACGGCAAAACAAACAGCCAAGGCTTCGGACGAGGCCAGGCGCTCAAAAACCGAGCACCAGGTCATGACGATGACGCTTACCAACAAGCGCGGTCAGTCTCGCGTGCGCACTATCGAGGGCTGGTCAAAGGAGCTGAGTGACGTCGAGGAACACCGTTTTTCGCGATTCCTCAAGCCCTCGGACGTGCGCAACACCACCCTGCTGAGCTACGACTACAACGACGAACGCGACGACGACACCTGGCTGTACCTGCCCGCTCTCAAGAAAATAAAGCGCATCCTTTCGTCGAACAAGAAAGATTACTTCATGGGCTCGGACTTCACCTACGAGGACATGGAAAACATCGACATCGTAAACTGGAACTACAGCTTCGCAGAGCCGGAGACCTTTGCCGGCGAGCCCTGCTGGGTAGTGGAGGCGGTGCCCGCCAATGAAAAGGAAGCCGGTGAGACCAGCTACTCAAAGACCGTCAGCTGGATAGCCAAGAGCGACATGCTCAGCCGCAAGGGCGAGTACTGGGACAAAAAGGGGCGCTTGGCGAAGCGACTGCTGGTAGAAGACATTCACCCCACCTCTGACAGCGACCCCCGCCCGCGCGGACACCGCATGATCATGAGCAACCTCATCACCGGCCACAATACCGTGCTGGACATGACGACGCTGGAGCTCGACGTCGAGGTGAAGCCATCGCTGTTCAGCCAGAGAAGTCTCAGGCAGTGA
- a CDS encoding TetR/AcrR family transcriptional regulator codes for MKTSSISASAAVSRVQKRRENARQRVLEAATALFASKGFAETSIASIAGEADVSVGGFYNLFENKETLYRDLIINRTQYFYERLRQARDSGGNPAERMEKMIVEKLALFQQEADTIHVHLSVNPGARMSLVSSFPEQARLTFEQGMAETSAVISEGIRDGLFAPQDASRAAAALEAVSTNLYLAHLEDPAANPAAQVLADAQRYAAAMLRAENSPRKSPGHSKDRETAG; via the coding sequence ATGAAGACCAGTTCAATAAGTGCAAGTGCGGCTGTGAGCCGTGTACAGAAACGCCGCGAGAATGCCCGTCAGCGGGTACTGGAGGCGGCTACAGCCCTGTTTGCGAGCAAAGGTTTCGCCGAAACATCGATCGCCTCGATAGCCGGTGAGGCCGACGTCTCGGTGGGCGGCTTCTACAATCTCTTCGAAAACAAGGAAACCCTGTACCGCGACCTGATCATCAACCGCACGCAGTATTTCTACGAACGCCTCAGGCAGGCCCGCGACTCGGGCGGCAACCCGGCCGAGCGCATGGAAAAAATGATAGTCGAGAAACTCGCGCTCTTTCAACAGGAAGCCGACACCATCCACGTGCACTTGAGCGTCAATCCGGGAGCGCGTATGTCGCTGGTCTCGAGTTTTCCGGAACAAGCCCGACTGACCTTTGAGCAGGGCATGGCCGAAACATCCGCTGTCATAAGCGAAGGCATACGCGACGGCTTGTTCGCGCCCCAGGACGCGTCCCGCGCTGCGGCTGCCTTGGAAGCGGTAAGCACCAACCTTTACCTTGCCCACCTCGAAGATCCTGCTGCCAATCCAGCTGCCCAGGTCCTGGCCGATGCCCAGCGCTACGCCGCCGCCATGCTCAGGGCAGAAAATTCACCGCGCAAATCACCAGGACACAGCAAAGACAGGGAGACAGCAGGATGA